The window tttgtattcgtagtaaaacactaatataataaagttttagatacagagtacaaactataatgttatattaatcgtgttgtgaacatagtatatatatatatgcataaaaatagtgcaaattaataatgtccaaaaaagaaaagtgcaccccatattaaaaaatcaaacaatattcatgtaatttccaaagtatttcATTAAggtaataatgatggattcattgccacgtgcgtattcgtaacaaacactaatataataaagttttaaatacggagcacaaactacaatgttatattaatcgtgttttgaacatagtatccgacaaaatcaagcaatatatatatatatatataaaaaaaaagtgaatcccatattacaaaaacaaacaatgtcaaaaaaaaaaagtgcagactttgtattcgtagcaaacactaatataataaagttttagatacggagcacaaactacaatgttatattaatcgtgttttgaacatagtatatatatatatatatatatatatatatatatatattatatgcataaaaatagtgcaaactaataatgtccaaaagggtgggctctatactaaacaacaccaagcaatataaaataaaaaaaataaaataaaataaaaaaaaactatataaagcatgggtttagacccatgcttcgtcgtccgttattccttaaaaaaaagggtgggccccatactaaataacaccgaacaataaaaaaaaggaagaaaaaaaagtgaaactcaccatctctaaactcatgggaaaaaaaaagtggaccccatattatcaaaatcaaacaatatcaaaaaaaaaaaaaaaactgaaccccatattaaaaaaatataatgttaaaaaaaaagtcctgactttgtattcgtaacaaacactaatataataaagttttagatacggagcacaaactacaatattatatattatatgcataaaaatagtacaaactaataatgtcaaaaaaaaaagtgcaccccataaagggtggacctcatactaaacaacatcaagcaatataattaaaaaaaaaaaaaaaaaagtggaacccaccatctacaaactcacggtaaaaaaaatggaccccatattaacaaaatcaagcaatatatatatataaaaaaaaaagtgaaccccatattaaaaaaaaaataatgtcaaaaaaaaaagtgcagactttgtattcgtaataaacactaatataataaagttttagatacggagtactaACTATAATGTTAGATTAATTGTGTTTttaacatagtatatatatatatatatatgcataaaaatagtgcaaattaataatgtcaaaaaaaaagtgcactccatattaaaaaatcaaataatattcatataatttccaaaatatctcattaagtcaataatgatggattcattgccacgtgcgtatcaatccattagtgggagcaaatgaaattgcttttcttcaaaagattaagtagtcaaaccatacaattttctttcttttttttatattaacctgagatctaatctagttattaaactgttatatttgctattccgccatgtcatttattatgtttactaaaataaatatacttaaaatatttatattttaaaataatatagaatttaattacttttttatttttattcttactctaataaatgtgaaaagagattaatgtcgtaaaaaaaatataacaaatggagatcaaataatgaataaggtaaattagtcaaattataattctaatcgatgttttcttaaaaaaccatacaaaagaaaaaatgataaataaaatgagctaaactgagaatatttaccaaaaaattaaaaaataatatttcttcgtttaaatagaaaatcaatttctactttatttcgttttaaacatgtaaaattaatttaataatttgaattaaaattatccaaatcaaaatttgataaaaaataataagtattttacacctttaaattaatcgaattaaaattgaaagtaccaactaatgcttaaatattgctattgttttatctcaaagagaggaaaatagtttcattttaaacaagtcttctcttttaaaaaatattaataaatttgctgattttgtattcatagcaaacattaatataataaaattttagataaggagcacaaactacaatgttatattaatcgtgttttgaacataatatatactctctctatatatttatataatcactattaaaagacaactacatacacatagatacactataatctaaagtgttggacccgtacgcagcacgggcataggcgtCTAGTATTTACATAAATATCCCCTCACCCACCCACCCCAAACCATCACACAGTACAACCAAATGACCAAGTTCATCCCAAATCAAGGGCTATTGTGAAATCACACAGAAAAATAGAAAATTCACCATTTACATTATACACTTCACATCATTGCTTATTGAGGCAAAGGATCATGGGTCTGGTTGATGAAGAAGAACTCATAAACAAGCCCAGCAAGCCCACCACCAATAAGTGGCCCAACCCAATAAACCCAATGGTTGTTCCAACTCCAGCTCACTAATGCTGGGCCAAAAGATACTGCTGGGTTCATTGAAGCCCCATCAAAAGCCCCACCAGCTAAGATGTTTGCTCCAACAATGAAACCAATTGCAATTGGTGCAATTGTTCCCAAACTACCCCTCTTTGGATCCACTGCGGTAGCGTACACGGTGTAGACTAGACCAAATGTCATTACTATTTCAAGTACCAATGCGTTGCCTACACCAACTCCATCGGACAAGCCGAATGTACCTATCTCCTGCATCATTCCAAAGTCAAAATGTAATGTTATTGTGTACTCTCATTTCTCGTAATTAAAAtgcaaaatatttaaaataaatattaaacTTTACTCTTTCAGAAGttgttctttttgtttttccAATTTCGTCCTAGTGTTTGACTAGATACAAAGAGTTAAGGAGAAAGAACTTCTAAAAATGTTGAAAGGTCTTTAATATGCCATtcaattaatataaaaaaatatgtgATCAAGAGTAAAATAAAGATATTAAGATTAATGAGTtttcatatatataaaataaaaggcTACATATTTGCATGTTGGAGCAAATATTGAGAGAGAAAATGGAAAGGCATAGGAGTACACGGAACATATTCAAAAAATTTAGGGACAAGGGCCTGATTTATCCCTCTACTATTGAAAATAGTCCACATTTACCCCGTTATACTTTCGGCATAAATTTGCCCCTACCGTTACTTAAGTAGCAATATTTGTCCCTATTTTTAACACCAGTCCACTGTGGCAATTCTAatatttttttaagggaaaagaGCCTGATTTACCCCTTTACtatttgaaatagtccacatttaCCCCTGTTATACTTTTGGCACAAATTCACGAGAAttcaatagtttttttttatcaaacttatatttttaattaaaaaaaatcattgaaTAACTATGATTTAGATACCAAATTTTTTACTCGTTTTATCAAACTTATATTTCCTAACTTATaacttttggcttataagtcaaaagccaCAAGCCCATCCAGACGGACTCTATATGAGAACTATATTAAATTCTTTTATTTTcacaattcattttttttatcaaacttatatttttaattaaaaaaaatcattgaaTAACTATGATTTAGATACCAAATTTTTTACTCGTTTTATCAAACTTATATTTCCTAACTTATaacttttggcttataagtcaaaagccaCAAGCCCATCCAGACGGACTCTAAATGAGAACTATATTAAATTCTTTTATTTTcacaattcatttttttttatcaaacttatatttttaattaaaaaaaatcattgaaTAACTATGATTTAGATACCAAATTTTTTACTCGTTTTATCAAACTTATATTTCCTAACTTATAACTTTTCgcttataagtcaaaagccaCGATAAATGATTTAAGTTTACCATAGTATTGGGAGTCATGTACCTGCTCCTTATTATGGACAAATTAGTGGGATTTGAAAATATTCGGTCGTCTGGGTCTCTACTGCAAAATCCAACCCCATTTTATAAATTCCATGAATATATCCCACATCTATCACGACAAAATTCACGAGACCAAAATTCAACATTGATCCCTTTTGGTTCTAATACAGAATCACCACAGAGGAAGAACGACTGAAATAGTGCATCGACTTGATCTGTGTATACTTATATTCAATCAAGCCTCTGATTAGATAAAACGTGTAAAAAAATTGGTATCTAAATCATAGTTattcaatgatttttttttaattaaaaatataagtttgataaaaaaaaatctattgaaTTCTCGTGAATTTGTGTTTGTGATAAGTTTACATTAGTTGGTAATTATTATTGGTAACGGTAGGGGCAAATTTATGCCGAAAGTATAACAGGAGTAAATATGGACTATTTCCAATAGTAGAgtggtaaatcaggcccttttcccttaaaaaaaatattacaatTGCCACAGTGGACTGgtgttaaaaataggggcaaatattgCTACTTAAGTAACGGTAGGGACAAATTTGTGCCGAAAGTATAACGGGGTAAATGTGGACTATTTCCActagtagaggggtaaatcaggcccttttcccaatAATATATATAGTTGAAgtttctaaaaataaattttggAAATTTTATACTCCTAGAGCCCGTttagattggcttataagttggtcaaatcaacttataagtcatttttaacttatttaaatatttgacaaaaatagaaaaatagtttaaattaagtgaaaaagtgcttaaaataagccaaaaccaaaaaATTGTAATCCTAACTTATTTTTTatggcttaaaagccattttagTTTGACCAACAATATTAACCTTTTAttccttatattttctgttaatttcaaTACTACTGTTATTTCTAAAAACCTtctaagcacttttatccaaatacgtaactgcttatttataaaataactttcggCACTTAAAAGTAGGTAGTTGCCTTGAAGTCTAAAAACTTCTTAAAATAGTAATagtatgtttttcttttattaggATACGCACATGCTGTACATCCTCTGTTACTCTGTCTCCTGTTTGATTACACAACAGATTTTTCTCTTTAATCATAGGGGAAAACTAATGAGTTTTAAAGTACCATCTCAGATCATTTTTGCATGTGGGAGTAGGGTAAACTTATTTAATTTTCAAGAGTACAAAATTACCTCCTAAATATATAACTTTTGAATGACCTAATCTTAAACTCAAAATtaattactttactactattaaAAAAATCCAAGTGACAAATTAACAAACTCACCATGCCACCAGTGGTGAACTTGAGAAGCAAGCAAGCAACAACAGAGCCAAGCAACTGAGCAATCCAATAGAAAATTCCACGTAAAAGTGTTATGTTACCACCAACAAAGGCACCAAAGGTGACAGCAGGGTTTACATGTCCACCAGAAATGTTAGCACTAACAGAAACCGCCACGAACAGCCCGAAACCATAAGCAATAGCAACAGCAATGACTCCAGCAGGTGTGTTAGCACCACCACCAGTCAACTTACTGAATGCAACACCTGAACCTGAACCTGCGAATACGAAAATTAAGGTGGAGATGAACTCAGCCAACGCTGCTTGTAAGGCATCGGGACGGGTGGCTTCATGTGGTGTTCCGATTGCTATCTGTCTGATTGGCATATTGTTGGAAAATCAAGAATTGGAAGAGAGAATTATTAGAAAGAAGGGTTTTAGTGGTTATATGATTACCCTTATAGGTTTTTGCTATAATACTGGTTTCCACATCTCATGTAGGTCCACTTATATAATTGATGCTAAGTGAAGTTGCTACTGTTGTAGGAAAAAAAATATTCATATTATGTTTCTATCAAACCaaattactactattaagaagcacgGGTCAGGGCTcttttttcgtcgtccgttgtggccCCCCCATGAAAATATATTTTAAcagcccataatttttttttaaaaattgtgggccccatatatattaaaaaaattatattaaaaaaaaattgaaacccaccacatccaaactcacgggaaaaaaaagtggatcccatattaacagaattaagcaatattaaaaattgtaaaaaaaataaattgtgggccccatatatattaaaaaaaaaacttgaacccaccacatccaaactcacgggaaaaaaagtggaccccatattaacagaattaagcaatattaaaaaaaaaatgaatcccatattaaaaaaacaaacaatgttaaaaaaaaaagtgggccccatattaaacaccatgtgtattcatagcaaacactaatataataaagttttaaatacagagcacaaactacaatgttatattaatcgtgttttgaacatactttctcatattgacaaaatcaagcaatattcatgtaattcccaaagtatcccatcaagtcaataatagtggattcattgtcatatgcatattaacccattagtaagagcaaatgaaattattgcacagcaaaaaacatggacctcatattattacttttcttcaaaatatttaattgctgtatttgctattccaccatgtcatttatttattatgtttactaaaataaatatacttaaaatatatatatttaaaaaataagatacaatttaattactttttttatttttattcttactctaataaatgtgaaaagagattaatatcaaatgaagatcaaataatgaataagataaattagtcaaattataattttaattcacgtttccttaaaaaaccatgcaaaagacaacatgacaagtaaaatgagttaaaccgaaaatatttactaaaactttaaaaatagcatttcttcgtttaaatagaaaattaatttctactttgtttcgtttcaaacatgtaaaattaatttaataatgtgaattagaattatccaaatcaaaatttgataaaaaataataagtattttacacttttaaattaatcgaattaaaattgaaaatatcaactgatgcttaaatattgctattattttatctcaaagagaggaaaataattttcttttaaacaagtcttctcttttaaaaagtattaataaattttcgtagcaaacacaaataaaataaagttttagatacggagcacaaactacaatgttatattaatcatattttgaacatagtatatatatatatatatatatatattattattattattattattattattattattatttaaacacaactacatatacataaatacactataattcgaagtgttgggcccgtgcgcagcacgggcataggccatctagtaaatatatatatgtatttgtatatAAATTCTTATCACTTAATCATGATTTAAATATGTTTCACAGGTAAAGGtaccagttgttgggctaaaacggctcaaagatactcttaacatgatgtgatattgtccgctttgggccaagcccgcacggttttctccaaaaggcctcacatcattaagagtatccaactccttataagtagctcctttttcttttcagctaccaatgtggtactttgctcgcacacccaacaatctccccctcgaactaagttccacatgactcaatacgggtcagagattcaacgTGTCAATGTGACACCCACAtcgtcagagtatttacggtTACCGAAGTCCAAAGGCTGTgaatgcgtcttcaaagctatgGGTAAAGGTCGTAAACCGGCTCATAGACGGCCAAAGGCACTAAGCCAGGCCCCACGCCACACTtcgccatcttcatactcgtcccgccaaaccatggctctgataccagttgttgggctaaaacggcccaaagataatcttaacatgatgtgatattgtccgctttgggccaagcccgcacggttttctccaaaagacctgacatcattaagagtatccaactccttataagtagctcctttttcttttcagctaccaatgtggtactttgttcgcacactcAACAAGCCTTTGGGATACAGATCACTACTTTAGGGATTTTAGCCGCTTGATCAATTACTTGAGATTCTAGATTATTCCATTTTCTCATGTTAGTCACAGTTGGATCATTTTCATCTTGGGACCTTTTACTTTTTTTTCCATTACGTGGGAGTTAAAATTAATTCTTGTTTATCTATTTCTAGCTATGTGGGGAGGAAAGAAACGTGTACTCAACTACAAAATTTATTTTATACATGGTAGGGGATTCAGTAGAACATCAACAATTTTAGCATATATCTTATGTATGCATCAAAAAAATATGCACAAATAAAATTTAGAATTCAATTATAAGCGATCGTCATCCTAAAATTCAAAACCCACAAACAAATCATTATAATTAAAGGTAAGCACCATATGCgaccaattttttatttttattttttttacatggTGCAACCAGTTTTCGATAGAATTTGAGTGTTTAACAAGTTGCTGTATTTTGAACTTGTTACCTTTTGAAGGCATTTGGACAATATTTGGTGTAAGTTCAAGAAAATATTAATTGGAGTCGAAAAACAGTACTTGAAATTTCGCACTTTATTCAAAAGATTTGTTGCTTATTAGTATTTAAATGGCCATCACGTTCATCCCACAAAGCGAGGTATGATTGGGGAATCATATTACTGACACGTCCATTGCTTGATAAGATGTTATCTTATTTTCTTGTTTCCCATTGTCTTTCTAGCCCCGTCTCTAGAAATATCCGAATAGCTTCACGAATTTTCTAGTTAAAGTTCATAAATACAGTAATATTCTTTTTCCTCCAATATTTGTTCGACAAGTATACTATTTGATCACTGGAAATGAGGCAAAAGCCAAATTCTCTAGAAAACATAAAGAAAGAAGATAATTATTAGCAAACTCATCAACCCTAAACAAGGGTTACTTAGAAGCTGTACATATTGTTGAACATTGATAAATATACAAGAAGCTAAGTTTCAATTAGTTTGCATGACTTTATTTTAATTTACATGAAACATTCTCATGATTTTAGCACAATTGTTTTGTTAAAAGCCTAAAtaaataataatgttgtttaatatgtacCATAGcctaataattaattaaaagtttGTTATAAGATCAATAAATTCGTAATTCGTATAATGAAAgttggttcatatcatttcttcacAAAGACAGACCCACATCTCTTCTGGTAAGGGGAATCATACATGCATGGATAAGATGAACAGATGTGATCCAGATCATACGACAAGAACAAAGACTAGAATTATTGTATTATTCATGAGAATTGTTAAATTGCCACACTAATTTGACTCAAATTTGG is drawn from Lycium barbarum isolate Lr01 chromosome 8, ASM1917538v2, whole genome shotgun sequence and contains these coding sequences:
- the LOC132607135 gene encoding aquaporin TIP1-1-like — its product is MPIRQIAIGTPHEATRPDALQAALAEFISTLIFVFAGSGSGVAFSKLTGGGANTPAGVIAVAIAYGFGLFVAVSVSANISGGHVNPAVTFGAFVGGNITLLRGIFYWIAQLLGSVVACLLLKFTTGGMEIGTFGLSDGVGVGNALVLEIVMTFGLVYTVYATAVDPKRGSLGTIAPIAIGFIVGANILAGGAFDGASMNPAVSFGPALVSWSWNNHWVYWVGPLIGGGLAGLVYEFFFINQTHDPLPQ